The genomic region GGGGCAGTGGACACACCAGGTCAGCCAAGGCTGGAGTCAGGGAACCTGCCCCACCTCAGCCCCTTCAGAGCCTCAAATCAGCAAGtgcctgggggtgaggggtggtgatggaggtggtgatgagggtggtggtggagggggtcTCACAGGAAACCAGGAAGGAAAGgctgggcctggccctggccagTAAGGCACCGTGGCTGCCCCTGTAGTAGCAGTCAGAGCCAGACAGGAGCCTGTCTGCCCGCCTCTGGGCACCTGAGTTATTGctggcctcctctccctcctcctcttgaGGGGCTCATTGGTGCGGTGCAGGGTGTCCAAGGTCTTCACCCCCCCGCCATTTGAGGCTTCTACCTCTTATGTCTGGGACGGGCCCCTCTTTGGGATCCCCGCAGCCACTGGCCTGGGCCAGGCCCTCCTCTCAGCTCACCTGGGCTATGGGACCAGCCTCCTAACTGGAATCCCTGCCTTCAGCCTCTCCCAGATCCAGCTCGTCCTCCGCACTGCAGCCAGAGTGAGCTCTCTAAAACACAGACCTGAGTGTGTCACTCCTCTACTTGAGGGCCTCGCGGGACAGGCAGCACCTGAGAACAGGCTGGTCCCTCCACCTGGAGTGCCTTTTTCTATGGGTCAGAAGTCCGGCTTTGTGCTGAGGCTGGGAAGCGGCCTCTATCCAGCTCAACCCTCCAGCTGCCCCCCTGCCCCAGGTCCTTCTGAATCCTCCCCAGAGCTCTGGGGGCCTCATGCTTTCATGCTTTGCCCGTGGGCACaaactgaacacctactatgtgtgaGGTGACTTCCACTAATGACCTCTGGCCATTCAGACCACCCTGGAAGGGAGGAGAGGTCATCAGCCAGAGGAAACGGAGGCTTGGAGTGGAGGTCTGAAGGCACAGGCCTCCCAGGTTCCCACCGGGCAGTGTCCAGTCTGGccccggggtgggggcagggcagtggTCTTCACGGTGGCCCTTCTGATTGCTTTAACTCATTCGGGCCCCAGGGGCCTACTCTCTGCTTCTCAAGGCATCCCTCCCACTCACTGCTGTTCCTGGGGTGGCATGGAAGGCCAGAGGGGATCTGTACCTCAGGGGACAGGAGTCTGCCAGGACCAGTGCCCTCGCACGCAGTATCAGGCACCCATGTGCACACACGGAACTGAGAAAGCCAGCGGCATGGCTGGCCCCTCCTCTGGCCACAGCCTCTCGAGTTCCTACCTAAGTCCCCTCTGCTTGGATTCACCCCATGGCCTCCTCAGCGTGACCCACAGCACCAAATGTTTATCTGTGGCCTGCCAggggccaggcactgggctaagtGTCTTCTCTCTGTTgactcattttatcctcacagtGACCCCACTGAACAGAGAAGCAAGCAGAGGTTCCCAGAGTCAAACAATCCACCAAAGTCACACAGCGCATGCGTGGATGAGGCCCAGGCTCCTGACTGACCTGCTTCAGTCTTCACAGCATTCCCTCTCCTCCTCAGATCTGCCCCTCCTGTCTCCTCACACCACACATCCAGAAACTTCAGTGACCCCTCACTCTCCTTGCAGAACATCCAGCTGTCTACGACCCACGCCCCCATCTTCTTTCTGATGTTCTTCCCTCTCACCACTCAAGCTTCAGCCCAAACAACACTTTCACCAGGCCCCTGCCTCCTTTTCACCATTGCCTCAGCCTGAATACCCAAATCTCGTTCACCCTGGACTCAGATGTTACCTGTTCTTTGAGGCCTTCCCTGATATACCCTCTCCCCCATGCAGTGATCCATCTGGGCCCCTCTGCCCTGCATGTCTAGAACGTAGCTTCCTGACATACCTCTGCTTCAGGACCCAGAACCTCAGAGCCTCGAACTGCCAAGCCCACACCACGCCTCCACCCTCTGCTCCAGGTTTCAACGGCTTGAGCCCTCTCCACCAGCCCACCCCACACGCCAGAAGCAAAAACCCTGCTGAGGAGAGTGAAACAGAAGCTGGGCACTCATTTTCCAGGCTCAAAGGCCAAGGTCATACAGAAGTAAGTGGCAGGGCTGGGCTTCAAACTCCAGAACCCACACTCCTAACTACCACAGGCATGGCTCCCGTTTCActtctggctccagagcctcAAATCTACAGTCTACCCAATGGAGAGCCATCAGACCAGTCCCTATATCACTTTGGCTCAGAGCTGGAAGGGCCCTGTGCCTTCCATGTCCTCATCTCTCCTGGCACTCAGGgtgccagcctcttctctccatcTACCTCCCTGCCCGTGACTTCCAAATATGCACCCCATGTGGCCCAGGCTCACACTACCCAGTTGTCCCGTCCGCATTTCCAGACAGCATCTCAACACGTCCAAAGCCAAACTCACCTTCCCTCCCAAACATGCTCCTCCCACAATCCTCCCTGACTCAGCAGGGCCACTCCACTTCTTCAGCTCCTCAGGCCAAACCGCCTGGAGTCACGTCCTTGCCCCTCAGATACTGCTCTGACTTGCACTCTGGTCACTCTTTCTCACTTTCCTCTGACCACACTGGCTTGCTTCCTAAATGAAACACCTCCCAGACAGCCAAAGGGCTGCTGCTCATTCCCTTTTAAATTTCTGACCACCCAACTgtaagatggattctttacctgaatCCATTTTTCTACACTGTTATCTAATTATCTTGCTTATTTTCCACCTATCCCTTCAAGAACGTGGGCTCTGAGAAGGCAAGGATTTTTGTTGTGTTCACTACTGTATCTGTAGCACCTAGAATAGTGCTTGGTACACAGGAGGCGCTCCACATTCTTGCTGATTACATGTGGCCTATCACTCCCTTCATACACACACAATCTGAGACCTAGAAGGTCAAGGTCACATGGTTTTTAAGGGGTGCAGCCTTGACTTCATTCTAGATTCCACAACTCCATCCCTCCTCGGTGGCACCCTGGGATCACAGAATACCTGTAAAAAGGAGCTCGGCCCCCAGCAGTCTTTACTCTGCATCCCCCGAGGCTGGGCTTGACTGGACTGGTATTGCAGGAGCCAGGACTTTTGGGACCCACCCCTCAGcacccagccctgggctgggcccCTGGGAGCAGTCCCACATGAGTCCTTCATAGTTCTAGGCCAGGCCCCCAGCCTAGAGCCATCTTGAGCCTCCCTCAGATGGCTGTCCTGCCGTTCTGGCCCCTCCCTAGCGTCCCCCAAACAGGGTACCTTGAGTTTCCGGGGCAGGCGGGGCCGTTTCTCCCGCTTGGGCCTCAGGGGGCTGGGCTCGGGCAGCTGCAGGGCCAGGTAGTCAGAAGGGAATGGGGGGTAGGTGGGGGAAGCCAGCTGCAGGCAGGAGTGAGGGGATGGAGATGGGAAATGgagtggatggggtgggggtggagggaagaaatgcaaacaggaggaAGAATGGAAAAACAAGAGATGGTGATGAGTATGGCTCCTGAGAACAGACAGGAGGGGACAGCAGCAGGACTGTGTCCTGGAGTCTGCTCTCCTCAGTCACGCCTGTCCCCCATTCCTACACCAGAGAGGAGCGGGCAGCCCCAACTCACACCCCTCCGAGGGACGCCTGCTGGCCAGCCCCAGACAGATGTCCTTGGTGCTGGGCTGGCTTCACCCTGAGGCCCAGCCCCTCTGCCCAAATGATGCCCACCTTTTCCCAGGCATCGGACCATCTCCCACCCTTGACCCCAACTCACCGAGCTCAGATATGGGGAGGGGGCCCTTGAGGCCTGAAGGGGAAACCCTGTTGAAGGAGGCAAGGAGAGGCTGGAGGGGGAGGGAGCACCCCCCAGCGGAGGGCTTCTTTTCCTGGAGAAAGGACAGGAGAGGGGGTCAGAGGCAGAGAGGTGGCCTGTAGCCTCCCCACTTCCCACCTCCTAAAGAATGATGACTTGTCTCACCTCTTAGGGGCAGGTGTGTCTGACAACTTGGGTGTCCCCTCTGTCTCACTGTTGTCTGAAGATGCAGTGGCGTCAGAGTCTGTCGAGGGGAAGGGCTGGTCAGTAGGGAAGTTGGGGGGGTTCCCTATCTACCCCAGAGAGGTGTAATCTCAACTCTACAGAAGGGCTCTGGGAACCTGAAGGGTACACAGGTGTTATTGTGGAGAGGCCCGCAGCTTCCCCAGCTTCTTAAAATGCCCTTTACACCCTAATTCCTGGCTGGGCACCTCCATGCTAACCCATTGTCAAGTATTTCCTATGTGCCAGGTTCTGAACAGGTGCTTGACATCTGCTGCCTCTCATTGTCTTCAGAAGTAttccaggaggaagaggagagtgtCACCTCTGCTTTCCAGATGCAGTCCCTGAGGCTTGGAAATGAAGGTGTGGGGCTGGAGCTTGTACCCAGGTCTCCGGCTCCTGACCATTTTATGCTCTTATTTGCTTCTGAGCTGTCTAGCACTTACCTCTACTCCACTCCCCACATCCAGGCTCCTGGTAACGTGCACCTTAAATATTACCTTCACCTACTGCTCCCCATTCCAACTGACACCAGGCCAGGCCACCACCATGTCAAAGCCACCTGCTCAGGACTCTCACCACTCCTGCCAGTCTGTCCTCCCCAACCCCAGCATGACCCAAAATGTAAAATTCATCACATCCTTACTGAGCTCTGCCAGCATCTGAAATGCTTCTTATTATGGCCTCAACTTACCTTTCTGGTCTCCCAACCACATTGTATTCACATCACACCAACCTGTTTTCTCAAAGCTGAAAGTCATTCCCCAGGTTGGGTCTCTATCAAGAAGGCCCATGGTTCACTTAACAAGTAACTACTTACAGGTGAAATATACTATTCCCACTTGCTCTGCTCAGATATCCTTTAAGCAGCAGATTAAATGCCACCTCTCTGAGAAGTCTCCCAGAATCCCTCAGGCCCAGCTGATGGCTGATTCTTCCGTAACTCTCTATTCTCAATAGTCAGGGCCCTCCTTGCTGTGCCAGGCAGTGTCATGTGTGGGTGTCTCCCTCACCACACTGTGGGCTTCTCTGAGGCATAAAGGTGGCTTATATCTCTGGCTCTTGCTTCTCAGATATATCCCACTCTGACCATGAACATGCTGGGTTCCCTCATGCTGCCTATCCTGAAGTCTCCCTCGACAGGATGTTAATTGAGAAGTCTCCCTCAACAGGATGTTAACTGAAAGACCTCCAGGAAGGAACAGGAAGGCAATGAGAAACTAGAATAAAAGCGGAATGTTTTGCCACGAGGTACATGGGCTGGCCCGATTCTACTTCTCTGACCTCATCTACTGTTCTCCTAAAATACGTAAATGAATGGGTGCTGCATGTTTGAGCAAggtattatttataaaaacaagcaaCCTGGCTGGCTGTTTGCGGATCCCTGCTCTAGACACCATGGAAACGTGACTGCACGTGACTTGGCTAATGACAAAAAACAGGGCCACAAAGGCCAACCTTAGGGCTTTTTCAAACGGTGGGTATCATACCTAATAGTGGATCACAAACTTAAcacttttgaggaaaaaaaaaaaaatcagtctaaaAAGTATCAGAACTGTATATGGGCATCTTACTGTTGTTTTATTCAATTGTCTCATAAGGAAGTATGTGAGGATCCATCATGATGTAAAATACATTACTAATTGTCAAGAGTGCTCAAAAAGTTTGAGAATACTTCAAAAGTTTGAAGTTAGGCTTCAGCTCTTCAAACAATCTGGTACAGTCTTACCTCAGAGAATTTGCATTTGTGACTCCCTCTGCTAGGAAATCTCTCACTCATCTTCACAAGATAGGTTTCTTCCTATCTAGGTCCCAGCACAAACATTACTTCCTGAAAAGACTCTCTATTGAAATGTTTCCTGCCATCTGCTTTTGTATGCTCTATAAACTAAGCatggcttttatatttttaacttgttGGTTAGGGAAAAAGAcaaatccaaagaaaaatatctcatgatgtgaaaattttatgaaattcaaatttcagtgcttataaagttttattgaaacatagccGTGTTCACTTATTTATACAACACCTATAGCTGTTTCGGAACTACCACCGCAAAGCTGAGTAGGTGCAATAAAAATGGTATgttctgcaaagcctaaaatacttatTACTTGTTCCTTCACAGAAAAAGCTTATCAACCCCCGCTCTATTCCAATGACTACCACTTAACCCTGATTTTATTCCCTTCCAATCTAAAATTCTAAtatatttctttgcttatttattcCTGGCAACTAGAATACAAACTCCAAGAAGTTTCGTCTCTCTTGGTTACCACTGCATCCCGTGTGCAAATCTCAGTGTCTGAAACACAGTAGATACTCAGTAACACTTCAGTGAAAGAAGAGCAGAGGAAGAGGACCAGCAACTAGGCTGCCCTGGCCTCCAAGGCCTAAAGGGAGGGCCCAGGAAACTTGCTGGAGTGCCAGGAGCATGTCCTCCACCAATTTTTCATGACCTTGCTCACCAGAAGAGTCTTCATCCACGTTCTCGTACTGCAGAAGTCGGTCTAGGAGGAAACTGAGGGAAGAGACCAGGAGAACAAGAGTGGTTATTCCCATCTCTGCAGTGTCCTCCGGGCCCTCGCCTCATCTAGCCGGCCTCATGCATTTGTGGCCCACTCCAGGATGGGGTCCGAACGCAGAGCCACAGGAGCCACATCACCCTCtggcttccctccttccctcaacGTGTCTCACCTCTTGTCCCGGGACACTTTCAGCA from Bos javanicus breed banteng chromosome 25, ARS-OSU_banteng_1.0, whole genome shotgun sequence harbors:
- the INO80E gene encoding INO80 complex subunit E isoform X3 yields the protein MNGPADGEVDYKKKYRNLKRKLKFLIYEHECFQEELRKAQRKLLKVSRDKSFLLDRLLQYENVDEDSSDSDATASSDNSETEGTPKLSDTPAPKRKRSPPLGGAPSPSSLSLPPSTGFPLQASRAPSPYLSSLASPTYPPFPSDYLALQLPEPSPLRPKREKRPRLPRKLKRAHSGCSAEDELDLGEAEGRDSS
- the INO80E gene encoding INO80 complex subunit E isoform X1, producing MNGPADGEVDYKKKYRNLKRKLKFLIYEHECFQEELRKAQRKLLKVSRDKSFLLDRLLQYENVDEDSSDSDATASSDNSETEGTPKLSDTPAPKRKRSPPLGGAPSPSSLSLPPSTGFPLQASRAPSPYLSSLASPTYPPFPSDYLALQLPEPSPLRPKREKRPRLPRKLKMAVGPPDCPVGGPLTFPGRGSGAGVGAALAPLPPPKMPPPTILSAVPRQMFSDAGSGDDALDGDDDLVIDIPE